From the Lathyrus oleraceus cultivar Zhongwan6 chromosome 4, CAAS_Psat_ZW6_1.0, whole genome shotgun sequence genome, one window contains:
- the LOC127076578 gene encoding uncharacterized protein LOC127076578, with translation MFSCSHSDSNCTESCKVISMPRLPEELMFVILTFVPLNCLINSARYVSKTWAAIIRSFDFSQARRAHSKHGLYVESCMSGVSSYFLEFKDDDVSGEFEKTDLRKIRNRMGKIMSSCDGILVLSNILREVYVLNPVLKSCLRIPCFPIPMQFMDHSRCQCTRVPRTAQFKLFFGDVLEILGVVWYVFYVLSIGIDNSWKEIARREVSLDQMFLFEPTYSGGNDLLWRTTDEVIVIDVDKEIIVTGYPLPDESWFASNIFMDGESPFLYCCQ, from the coding sequence ATGTTCAGTTGCTCTCATTCAGATTCAAATTGTACTGAGAGTTGTAAAGTGATTTCAATGCCGCGTCTACCTGAAGAATTGATGTTTGTTATCCTTACTTTTGTTCCTCTTAATTGCTTGATTAACTCTGCAAGATATGTTTCCAAAACTTGGGCTGCTATCATTAGAAGTTTCGATTTTTCTCAGGCCCGTCGTGCACATTCTAAACACGGTCTTTATGTTGAGAGTTGCATGTCAGGAGTTAGTTCCTATTTTTTGGAATTTAAAGATGATGATGTGAGTGGCGAATTCGAAAAAACTGATTTGAGAAAAATTCGAAATAGAATGGGAAAAATTATGAGTAGCTGTGATGGCATATTGGTGCTTTCAAATATTTTAAGAGAAGTTTACGTTTTGAACCCCGTTCTCAAATCCTGCCTTAGAATTCCTTGTTTTCCAATTCCTATGCAATTTATGGATCATAGTAGATGTCAATGTACACGAGTTCCACGCACTGCCCAATTCAAGCTGTTTTTTGGGGACGTCCTAGAAATTTTAGGTGTTGTATGGTATGTTTTCTATGTCCTAAGCATTGGAATAGATAACTCGTGGAAAGAGATAGCTAGAAGAGAAGTTTCCCTTGACCAGATGTTTCTTTTTGAACCAACTTATAGCGGAGGTAACGATCTTTTATGGAGAACAACAGATGAAGTGATTGTGATAGATGTTGACAAAGAAATTATTGTAACTGGGTATCCACTTCCTGATGAGTCGTGGTTCGCTTCCAATATTTTTATGGATGGGGAATCGCCTTTCTTGTATTGCTGCCAATAA